One segment of Drosophila ananassae strain 14024-0371.13 chromosome 3R, ASM1763931v2, whole genome shotgun sequence DNA contains the following:
- the LOC6501758 gene encoding serine palmitoyltransferase 2, whose amino-acid sequence MGNFDGVGTVLKRGSDIENNGANGKLPTNGAAIEKPSLDEPEQKEILLNQQKFSAPAYTEIRTRRCTVKAAAEAKSPTSTNYHPDKKTIFNGAIFGKHQEECKPNQAEGKLSPELEHHQKTSFEEVPLHTACLTYLGFYLLMILGYINQLLFVPKVATEKNREGYVALYDAFESFYSRYVYRRVKDCWNRPICSVPGDELTLKDRVTDDYGWSFKFTGTETRCLNLGSYNYLGFAAAAGRCADESEERARNDGLAYCSSRCELGDNEQLHELESLTARYFGVEDAIVFGMGFATNALNLPSLLGPNCLVVSDEKNHASIILGLRLSGATIKVFKHNNMRDLERVLREGICYGNPKKGGTPWNKIMVVVEGIFSMEGSIVRLPEIIALKKKYKAYLYLDEAHSVGAMGSHGRGVTDYFNVNPKEVDILMGTFTKSFGSAGGYLAGSKKLIDFLRTNSHAHCYAGSISPPIAQQILTSMKTIMGEDGSDTGRKKILQLARNTRYFRRRLAQLGVITYGHEDSPVVPMLVYLFSKIGAVVRTLTTRHIAVVGAGFPATPIMEGRIRFCLSAAHTKEQLDYALEVIDEIGDDLGLKYSRKPRDANPIEY is encoded by the exons ATGGGAAACTTTGACGGAGTGGGAACGGTACTCAAGCGGGGCAGCGACATCGAAAACAACGGAGCGAATGGAAAGCTGCCCACCAATGGAGCTGCGATAGAAAAACCTTCCTTGGATGAACCGGAACAGAAGGAAATCCTTCTCAACCAGCAGAAATTTTCGGCACCAGCTTATACGGAAATTCGCACGCGACGTTGCACTGTAAAGGCAGCTGCTGAAGCCAAG AGTCCCACATCGACTAACTATCATCCAGATAAGAAAACTATATTTAATGGCGCTATCTTTGGAAAGCATCAGGAGGAGTGTAAGCCAAATCAGGCCGAGGGAAAACTATCGCCGGAGCTTGAGCACCATCAGAAGACATCGTTCGAGGAAGTACCTCTGCACACGGCCTGCCTTACATACTTAGGATTTTATCTTCTAATGATCCTGGGTTACATTAACCAGCTGCTGTTTGTACCCAAAGTTGCCACTGAGAAGAACAGAGAGGGCTATGTGGCATTGTATGATGCGTTTGAGAGCTTCTACTCAAGATATGTGTACCGCCGAGTGAAGGATTGTTGGAATCGACCGATATGCAGTGTTCCAGGTGATGAGCTTACCCTGAAAGATCGTGTCACCGACGACTACGGCTGGAGTTTCAAGTTCACCGGAACAGAGACACGCTGTTTGAATCTGGGTTCTTACAACTATTTAGGCTTTGCAGCTGCCGCCGGGCGATGCGCAGATGAATCGGAAGAAAGGGCCAGGAACGACGGGCTAGCATACTGCAGTTCCCGCTGCGAGCTGGGCGATAATGAACAGCTTCATGAGTTGGAAAGCCTAACTGCTCGCTATTTTGGAGTGGAAGATGCTATAGTCTTTGGCATGGGATTCGCAACTAATGCTCTTAATCTACCCTCGCTTCTGGGTCCTAACTGTTTGGTGGTCAGTGATGAAAAAAACCATGCCTCAATCATTCTCGGTCTCCGGCTTTCTGGAGCCACAATTAAAGTTTTCAAGCACAACAACATGCGTGACCTAGAGCGAGTTCTTCGTGAGGGTATATGCTATGGAAATCCTAAGAAGGGTGGCACGCCATGGAATAAAATAATGGTTGTTGTGGAGGGAATTTTCAGCATGGAGGGTTCCATTGTCCGGCTGCCCGAAATTATTGCTCTGAAGAAAAAATACAAGGCCTATTTGTATTTGGATGAAGCACATAGTGTCGGAGCGATGGGTTCCCATGGTCGGGGAGTCACCGACTACTTTAATGTAAACCCCAAGGAGGTGGACATTTTAATGGGAACTTTTACTAAGAGCTTTGGAAGTGCTGGAGGATATTTAGCGGGATCAAAG aaACTGATTGATTTTCTTCGCACCAATAGCCACGCACACTGCTATGCCGGTTCTATTTCGCCTCCTATTGCTCAGCAGATTTTGACATCAATGAAAACGATTATGGGCGAAGATGGAAGTGATACGGGTCGAAAGAAGATTTTGCAGCTGGCCAGAAACACACGGTACTTTCGCCGTCGCCTGGCACAGTTAGGAGTGATAACCTATGGGCACGAGGACTCACCAGTGGTTCCTATGCTGGTCTaccttttttccaaaattgg AGCTGTGGTTCGCACCCTGACCACCAGGCACATTGCTGTGGTGGGAGCTGGATTCCCGGCCACGCCAATAATGGAGGGCCGAATTCGTTTCTGCCTGTCGGCTGCCCACACTAAAGAGCAACTGGACTATGCCCTGGAGGTGATTGACGAAATAGGGGATGACCTTGGTCTTAAGTATTCACGAAAACCTCGGGATGCGAATCCAATTGAATACTGA